The Bifidobacterium sp. ESL0745 nucleotide sequence AACCCGTTCAAAGGAAACTTGACCGAGTTATTTTAAGTTTTTTGTTTTCTTTCTTCTTTTATTCGTAATGACTCCAGGCGGCATAAATCGTGACGGTTTGTGTGTCGTCATTGATGTCATAAACCACGCGATGTTGGCTGTTGATCCTGCGTGAGTACAACCCCCTGCTGGCCAGCTGCAATTTTTCGAATGATTGGGTCAGTTGGTACGGGTCAGACTTCAGATCCGCCACTACTTGCATGAACGGTTGCTTCAGATGTGAACGCTTGAGCTTTTTAAGATCGGACTTGGCCGAGTTTTTGATGATGACGCGATAGGTCACAGCGTATCCCAATCAATATCATCAATATCTGTGCTCCCGCTCTCATCGGCACGACGCTTTTCAGCCGTGGCAAGTGCGCCTGTATTTTCCAGGTACAGCGTTTCCATAATCGAGTTCCAATCTGCGCGATTGACGACTACAGCTTCTTCGTCCTTGCTGCCTCGGGCAGGGGAAATCACCACAGGTTTGCGCTGGACATTGACATCCTTGAGAATCTGGTACAGGTTCTTCCTTGCAGCCGTCGGTGTATATGTATCCACAATCCGCCACCTTCCATGGGTTTCTTATTCACTATTAACGTACGTTATTTAGGTACGTTAATTCTTGAGTGTAACATATTCAGTACAAATACAAAGCAATGTTGCTGGTTGAAAAAAGGAAAGGCCACAATGTCAAAGAAGAAGTTGGAAAATTTGGAAGAGGCTTTGACGGTATCGCAAAATCTCAATGTGAATACTCCTCACACACATGCCTACATCGCAGGTTTGTTGAATGAGATACACAGATATCAGGATGGCGATGAAGATTTGGAAAACACCGTGGAGCAAGCGGTTTTGGATACGGTCTCGATCATAGAATTCTTTGAAACTCGACTTACGGTTTTGGAAAACGGGAAGCCGACATCAGAGTGGTAATCGGC carries:
- a CDS encoding Txe/YoeB family addiction module toxin → MTYRVIIKNSAKSDLKKLKRSHLKQPFMQVVADLKSDPYQLTQSFEKLQLASRGLYSRRINSQHRVVYDINDDTQTVTIYAAWSHYE
- a CDS encoding type II toxin-antitoxin system Phd/YefM family antitoxin yields the protein MDTYTPTAARKNLYQILKDVNVQRKPVVISPARGSKDEEAVVVNRADWNSIMETLYLENTGALATAEKRRADESGSTDIDDIDWDTL